The Streptomyces tubercidicus DNA segment GTCAGCAGCCAGGTACGGGCCGAGGACCGGCCCTCGAAGGAGGGGAGGCCCCGGAGGGCCCGCAGATAGGTGTCCTGCACCAGGTCGTCCGCCGCCTGGAAGTCACCGCTCAAATGCGTGACATAGCGCAGCACATCGCGCCGGGTGGCCCGTACGAACTGCTCGACAGCGGCCTCGTCGCCACTGCGGCCCGCCAGCGCCCACTTGGTCACCAGGGCGTCCTCAGCCGCACGCATACGGGGCCTCCTCTCCCTTGTGCAGTTCCACGGGCAGGGGCAGGTGCGTTATCTGCGATATTCGCGAAACCGGCGTCTGAGCAGGCGTCATCATCGGAAGTCCTTCGCTGGATCCGGCCAGGGCCATGGCGACGGCGATGGCACCGGGACCGGAGATGTCGGGGCGGGCGCGGCCGGCGCGGCGTATGCGCAGTGTCCGTCCGCTGCCCGGTGGGCGCACTGCTGTCAGTGGACAGCCGGCTCCAGCGGTGGACCCCGTCGCGAGACGACATGGACCAAAAGCAGTCGCCGCAAGGCGCGATGCGGTATCCGCTCCGGTTCCCGGGCGGCCGGTGGCAGGGTCGGCAGCGCGGGCTGCAGAACGAGGCGGATACGGGGCACGAGGGCGAGGGACACCGCGCGCACCAGCCGGAAGACCGCGCGCTCACCGCCCCACATCCACCACACGCTCAGCGTCGCGATCAGCAGATGCGCCGCAAGCATGACGCCGGCGCCACCCGGCGACCCCGAATGCGAAGCGTGCCCCATGACAGCCGTCTGACCGGCCACCGACAGACCGCCGAAGTGCCCACCATGCGCCATCGCCGACATCGCTGACGGCGAACCGTCAACCAAGGCCCCCTGCACACCACTTGGCACCCGCAGCGGATGCATCGGCACACCGCCACCACACCGCAGCGATTCCCACCACAGCCTGGCCCAGGACAGTTCGCTGTGCCCGGCGTGGGCCATCGCCTGCCCGAGTGCGAAGACGGAGTGCAGCGTCGCCTGGGTGCCCACGGTCAGCGCCGCCACAATCAGCGGACCGCGTTCCCGGCCGGCAAAGCACCAGGCACCTCCCGCCGCCCCCACCGCGGCCGTGAGCAGCACCCGCCACGGCAGCACCGCCCCGGATGTCAGCACATGCCCGACAGCCGTCAGCAGCACACAGACCACCGCGAACGCGATGGCCCGCGCCCCCCTGAGTACGTATCCGGCTTCCATGGCGAGAACAGCTTGCCCCTCCCGTGCTCCGTCAGACAGAAGAGGTCCAAAGATGCTCACTTCCGGAGCGAAAACGCCTGCCGAAACGGATGGCCGACTACGGCACATCGATGGCCCGACGCGCCACCAAAGACGTACGCAACACCGGTCACCGCGCCCCCTTGGCCTGAAACGCACACTTTCGCCATCTGCTGTTCCCCTCCACCCTTCAACCAGGGGCATTGCGCAATCACGGCATTACGGCATTACGGCAACACGGCATGACCGCGGGATCGATGGGGGAGCCGCGATGGTCGAACCGAGCTATGTACCGGTGCTGCCGACAACACGGGCCGCACGGCTCGCCTTCTCTCACCTGGACGCCCGAGTCCGGCGACGCATCGCTCCCTTGTGGACGGTGGTGCCGCGCGTCGGCCCGGAACGCATACGGGGCACCCGCCCCATACCCGATCCGGACACCGACCCGGCGGGGCTGCGCAGCTGGCTCATGCC contains these protein-coding regions:
- a CDS encoding PE-PGRS family protein codes for the protein MEAGYVLRGARAIAFAVVCVLLTAVGHVLTSGAVLPWRVLLTAAVGAAGGAWCFAGRERGPLIVAALTVGTQATLHSVFALGQAMAHAGHSELSWARLWWESLRCGGGVPMHPLRVPSGVQGALVDGSPSAMSAMAHGGHFGGLSVAGQTAVMGHASHSGSPGGAGVMLAAHLLIATLSVWWMWGGERAVFRLVRAVSLALVPRIRLVLQPALPTLPPAAREPERIPHRALRRLLLVHVVSRRGPPLEPAVH